Proteins from a single region of Chryseobacterium sp. W4I1:
- the aceA gene encoding isocitrate lyase, which produces MKTRQEQIQAIEQDWLNNPRWNGIKRTYTAEEVLKLRGSYTIDYTIATEMSKKFWDKLNNQDYVAGLGALTGNQAVQEVDAGLEAIYLSGWQVAADANLSGEMYPDQSLYPANSVPSVVKKINNALLRADQVQSVSGKGDKEYLVPIIADAEAGFGGNLNAFELMKQMIEAGAAAVHFEDQLSSAKKCGHLGGKVLVPTQEAINKLVAARLASDVLGVPSIIIARTDADAADLLTSDIDDRDKKFVTGERTSEGFYVVNNGVEQGIDRGLSYAPYADLIWMETSNPDLEQAKRFAEGIHAKFPGKMLAYNCSPSFNWAARLSVEEMANFREELAKMGYKFQFITLAGFHALNTAMFELALAYKERGMAGYSELQEREFALQQKGFRAVKHQSFVGTGYFDEVQNVVTNGSSATVAMKDSTETAQFH; this is translated from the coding sequence ATGAAAACAAGACAAGAGCAGATCCAGGCTATAGAACAGGATTGGCTGAACAATCCCCGCTGGAACGGAATAAAAAGAACCTATACGGCTGAAGAAGTATTGAAGCTGCGAGGTTCTTATACAATTGACTATACCATTGCAACAGAAATGTCCAAAAAATTCTGGGACAAACTGAATAATCAGGATTATGTAGCCGGTTTGGGTGCCCTTACAGGAAACCAGGCGGTTCAGGAAGTGGATGCAGGTCTGGAAGCCATTTATCTTTCAGGATGGCAGGTGGCTGCGGATGCTAATTTGTCCGGTGAAATGTATCCTGATCAATCACTGTATCCTGCGAACTCGGTGCCTTCCGTGGTGAAAAAAATTAATAATGCTTTATTAAGGGCAGATCAGGTACAATCCGTGAGCGGAAAGGGAGATAAAGAATATCTGGTTCCCATTATTGCAGATGCTGAAGCCGGATTTGGAGGAAACCTGAATGCTTTTGAACTGATGAAACAGATGATTGAAGCCGGAGCAGCAGCGGTACACTTCGAAGATCAGCTTTCTTCGGCTAAAAAATGCGGCCATTTGGGAGGAAAGGTTTTGGTACCGACCCAGGAAGCGATTAATAAACTGGTGGCAGCCCGTCTGGCTTCAGATGTATTGGGTGTTCCGAGTATTATTATTGCTAGAACGGATGCCGATGCTGCAGATCTTTTAACTTCGGATATTGATGACAGAGATAAGAAATTTGTAACCGGAGAAAGAACTTCCGAAGGTTTCTACGTTGTAAATAACGGAGTAGAGCAGGGAATAGATCGTGGTCTTTCCTATGCACCTTACGCAGACCTGATCTGGATGGAAACTTCTAACCCTGATCTTGAACAGGCGAAAAGATTTGCAGAGGGGATTCATGCGAAATTTCCGGGAAAGATGCTGGCTTACAACTGTTCACCTTCCTTCAACTGGGCGGCAAGACTAAGTGTTGAAGAAATGGCTAATTTCCGTGAAGAGCTTGCCAAAATGGGCTATAAATTCCAATTCATAACACTGGCCGGTTTCCATGCATTAAATACGGCTATGTTCGAGCTTGCTTTAGCTTATAAAGAAAGAGGCATGGCGGGATATTCTGAGCTTCAGGAGCGTGAGTTTGCCCTTCAGCAGAAAGGATTCAGAGCGGTAAAACACCAGTCGTTTGTAGGAACAGGATATTTTGATGAGGTTCAGAATGTGGTGACCAATGGTTCTTCCGCAACGGTTGCCATGAAAGACTCTACGGAAACGGCACAGTTTCATTGA
- a CDS encoding thioesterase family protein → MNLTYQKQIQVTEAHIDQNNHVNNVQYVHWVEEMATEHWELVKEKTDYPDDIWMLVDHHIQYKKQVYLGDIITVKTYPKAPEGIKQPRKVEFYCNDKLVVDSSTLWVLVDLKTQKIKRLDSDWLDKLTE, encoded by the coding sequence ATGAATTTAACTTACCAGAAACAAATCCAGGTTACAGAAGCACACATCGACCAGAATAATCATGTCAACAATGTTCAGTACGTACATTGGGTAGAAGAAATGGCAACTGAGCACTGGGAACTTGTTAAGGAGAAAACGGATTATCCGGACGATATCTGGATGCTCGTTGACCATCATATCCAATATAAAAAACAGGTCTATCTTGGAGATATTATTACCGTCAAGACCTATCCGAAAGCACCTGAAGGTATAAAGCAACCAAGGAAAGTAGAGTTTTACTGTAATGACAAACTTGTAGTAGATTCAAGTACGCTTTGGGTTTTGGTTGATTTGAAAACTCAGAAGATTAAAAGACTGGATAGTGACTGGCTGGATAAACTTACGGAATAA
- the aceB gene encoding malate synthase A, with the protein METQTQLKIKAQKQFEAVFSPELTDFLVALHQNFNHKRLELLEERKKIQLQFDQGNLPGFLPETEGVRNGNWICASLPADLLDRRVEITGPVDRKMIINALNSGALTFMADFEDSNSPTWENCIQGQINLADAINRNIDFTAENGKFYHLNEKTAVLQVRPRGLHLSEKHVEINGEETSGSLIDFGIYFFTNAEQLLKNGSGPYFYLPKLEHYKEARWWNDVFVFAQNYLGIPAGTIKATVLIETITASFQIDEILYELREHSAGLNCGRWDYIFSFIKKFRNLPEFMVPDRDQVTMASPFMSAYSKRVIELCHKRNVHAIGGMAAQIPVKDNYEANSIAFEKVRNDKKREVKNGHDGTWVAHPALVSVAKDIFDQYMPTDNQIDKKFEYHIKEADLLEVPKGEITQKGVRKNINVGILYLESWLMGTGAAAIYNLMEDAATAEISRTQLWQWLKNEAKLDTGLTLTREMILQWEAEEIEHIEKYVGEQRFKNGKFNLAKEIFNELVFSEKFEEFLTLKAYPFIE; encoded by the coding sequence ATGGAAACTCAGACTCAATTAAAAATAAAGGCACAGAAGCAGTTTGAAGCAGTTTTTAGTCCTGAATTGACCGATTTTCTGGTTGCACTTCATCAGAACTTCAATCATAAAAGACTTGAACTTTTAGAAGAAAGAAAAAAAATACAGCTGCAGTTTGATCAGGGAAATCTTCCCGGATTTTTGCCGGAAACTGAAGGAGTCAGAAATGGAAACTGGATATGTGCATCACTTCCTGCTGATCTTTTAGACAGAAGGGTGGAGATCACAGGTCCCGTAGACCGTAAAATGATCATCAATGCATTGAATTCAGGAGCTCTTACTTTTATGGCTGATTTTGAAGACAGCAATTCGCCCACGTGGGAAAACTGTATTCAGGGACAGATCAATCTTGCAGATGCTATAAATCGGAATATTGATTTTACTGCTGAAAATGGAAAATTTTATCACCTTAATGAAAAGACAGCTGTTCTTCAGGTGCGGCCAAGAGGTTTACACCTTTCGGAAAAGCATGTTGAGATCAACGGTGAAGAAACATCAGGTTCACTGATTGATTTTGGAATTTATTTTTTCACCAATGCAGAGCAGCTTCTTAAAAACGGAAGCGGTCCTTACTTTTACCTTCCGAAATTAGAACACTATAAGGAAGCCCGTTGGTGGAATGATGTTTTTGTTTTTGCCCAAAACTATCTTGGCATTCCTGCAGGAACAATTAAAGCCACAGTGTTGATCGAAACTATCACCGCTTCATTTCAGATTGATGAAATTTTATATGAACTAAGAGAGCACAGTGCCGGGCTGAACTGCGGAAGATGGGATTATATTTTCTCCTTCATCAAAAAATTCAGAAACCTTCCCGAGTTTATGGTGCCGGACAGAGATCAGGTGACAATGGCATCACCATTTATGAGTGCCTATTCAAAAAGAGTGATTGAGCTCTGTCATAAAAGAAACGTTCATGCAATTGGAGGTATGGCAGCTCAAATTCCCGTGAAGGACAACTATGAAGCCAACAGTATTGCTTTTGAAAAAGTACGTAATGACAAGAAGCGGGAGGTAAAAAACGGCCATGATGGAACCTGGGTGGCACATCCGGCATTGGTTTCTGTAGCGAAAGATATTTTTGACCAGTATATGCCGACAGACAATCAAATCGATAAAAAATTTGAATATCATATTAAAGAAGCAGATCTTCTTGAAGTTCCGAAAGGTGAGATCACACAAAAAGGTGTAAGAAAGAATATCAATGTTGGAATTCTCTATCTGGAAAGCTGGCTGATGGGTACAGGTGCAGCAGCTATTTATAACCTGATGGAAGATGCTGCCACCGCAGAGATCTCAAGAACGCAATTGTGGCAATGGCTAAAAAATGAAGCCAAGCTTGACACTGGTCTTACCTTGACCCGTGAAATGATTCTCCAGTGGGAAGCAGAAGAAATAGAACACATTGAGAAATATGTAGGCGAACAACGTTTCAAAAACGGAAAATTCAATTTGGCCAAAGAGATTTTTAATGAACTGGTGTTCTCGGAAAAATTTGAAGAATTCCTGACTTTGAAAGCTTATCCATTTATTGAGTAG